The Desulfonatronum sp. SC1 genomic interval AGGAAAATGCTAAGTTTGTGAAAAGGGATTGTCAAATAAAAGTTCAAAATCCATGTTTTTTGACATGCGGACATCGGCGCGGTAGATTGGATTAATGTGTGCGCTGCTTGTAAGAGGGCTAGTTTTGGCCGTTCTGCTGACGACCTCTTTTGCCGCAAGTGGGGCAGGGGCTGTTGTTTCGGCGTTGCTTCACCCTGCTGACGTGGACTCCTGCTGCATGCCGTTCAGCCCTGATGTCAGCCCTGATGAGCCCGCGAACCCAACCCCATGCACGGAGCAGGGGTGTCTCTGCCTTTTTTGCCTGAAACTGCTCACGTCCTTCCTTCCCGAGGCCACCCTTGGTCTTCCCTCGACAATCACCTTCGCCCGCCCACCCTTTGCGCGCCCTCCTTCGGACTTGGTCCGTCGTATCGACTTCCCTCCCGAACTTTCCTGATCTTGTTTGCTCGTAACTGCTCAGCACATTTTGTGTCCGCTCTTGCTCCGGCAATCGGGGTCGGTGCTTCGCTCTCGGATTCGGAATCGAAACAGGAATTTTGAACGCATCCCCGCGTTTTGACCCCGATCCCGATTCCGACCCCGGCAACGGCATTACTCCGTGCTGCGTGTTGAAAAAAATATTTGGCAACAGTCCCAAAAAAACACCAATTGCCGCGTTGCTGCGATTGGGAGTTTTTTACTGACTGCTATGGGAGGTCAATCCGCATGGCTTCTACGGATAGCATGAGTAATCCAGGCTGGAATATTCTCTTTCTGGCTTGGCTGCTGACCATTGCGTCCGCACTGACGAGCATTTTCTTCAGTGCCGTGATGCAACTGCCCCCGTGCGTTCTCTGCTGGTACCAGCGCATCTTTCTCTTTCCCTTGGCGTTCATATTCACCACGGGTCTCTTTTTCTGCGACAAGAGCGTGGTGCGCTACGCCCTGCCTCTGGCAGGCGCGGGCTGGCTCGTGGCCCTGTACCAAAATCTGCTTATTTACGGGATAGTCCCGGAGAGCATCAAGCCGTGCAGTCAGGGGGTCTCCTGCACGGAGAGTGATTTCAACATCCTCGGTTTTCTGACGATTCCGATGCTCTCATTCATGGCTTTCACGATCATTCTGGTGCTACTGTACACCTTCAATAGGAGATTTTCACAATGAGGAAACAATATCTCGTTGCCGCCGCCGGACTGCTCCTGGGTCTGCTCTTCATCATCGCAACCCATGTCTACCAGACGCAGCAAGCGCAGAAGCTGGACTTTCTGGCCCGGGAAGACGCCGAAGTCTTTGTCCGGCCTCACTCTCCCAGCCTGGGCAGCCAGGACGCCCGGGTCACCCTGGTGGAATTCATGGACCCGGCCTGCGAGACATGCGCCGCATTTTCCCCCTTCGTGAAGAAACTGATGGACGACAATCCCGGCAAAATCAGGCTGGTTTTGCGATACGCTCCGTTCCACGACGGGGCCGATGATTTCGTGCGCATCCTCGAAGCAGCGGGCAATCAGGGCAAATATTGGGAAACGCTGGACATCATGTATCAAAGCCAGGGCCACTGGGCCAGCCACCAGAACCCGCAACCGCATCTGCTTTGGGACTTCGTGGCCATGGCCGAAGTGGACCTGGACATGGTCAGAAACGACATGAACGAAGCAAGAATCCAGCGCATCCTGGAGCAGGACATTGCCGACGCCAGGGCGCTCAACGTCACCAAAACCCCGGGCTTTTTCGTCAACGGCAAGCCCTTGACGACCTTCGGCTTCAAGCAGTTGCAGCAACTGGTGGAGTCGGAAATCGCGCGGATGTACCCACAGTGAGCCGAAGCTGAACTGTGAAGAGTCGTGAAAGCTCCCGTGCCACCGAGCGACAAATTCGGTGGTACGGGAAACGCATCCGTTCTCCAGATACGTGGGTTGAGTCGGCAAAAGGAAGAAATTGACGAGAGGTCGACAATACTGCAAGAGGCGGCGATGAAGGGTTTGCCTGACTTCGAGCATGCAGAGATTAGGGAGGTCCCATGTCACGTCATATTTATGTTTCGAGTTTTTTGCTGCCCGGCCTCTTTTGCTTGTGGCTCCTCGGCCTCGCTGGCTCGGGCATGGCTCAGGTTGGTTTTTCGCCGCCGGACGAACTGGAAGCGACCATGTTCCGTCTGATGGACAAATGGCAGGTGCATGGAACATCCGTCGCCTTGGTGGAGGACGGGAAGGTGGTTTGGGAGGACGGGTACGGGTGGGCGGACATGGAGGCGTGGCTTCCGGCCCTGCCGGATACGGTCTTTCAGGCGGCCTCCATTTCCAAGGCCGTGAGCGCGGCGCTGGTCTTGCGGTTGGTCCAGGACGGGCTGTTGGATTTGGATAAACCGGTTTCCCGGTACGTGACTCGCTGGCGACTCCCGGAATCGGAGTTCGACCTTGACGGGGTGACGCTACGCCGGATTCTCAGCCATACCGCCGGGCTTTCCGTGCCGGGGTACATGGGCTTTTTGCCGGGCCAGCCGGTTCAGACCTTGGAAGCTTCATTGACCTCGGCTTCAGACGCCGGCGATCGGGGCGTGGCCGTGATCCTGCCGCCCGGGGAGCAGTGGGCCTACTCCGGAGGCGGCTACACCCTGATGGAACTGCTGGTCGAAGAGGTCACCGGGAGGCCGTTCGCTCAACTGGCCCGGGATCTGATTTTGAGTCCGCTGGGCATGGAATCGAGCAGCTTTGGCGACGATCCCCGGCTGCATGGTCACAAGGCCTGGTCCTACACCGCGGACAACGCCGCCGTGCCGGAATGCCGGTTCACGGCCCTGGCCGCGGCCGGGCTGTGGTCCACGGCCGGGGATTTGGGCCGCTTCGCCGCCGGGTTGACCGCGAGCGGACCGGAGAAAGGAGAGGGCGGTCACAGCCTGGGTTTTGAGCGCTCACTCCTGCGGGACATGCTTTCCCCTCAGCCCGGCGCAAAAAGCGGACTGGTCTTTTCCGGAAGCCGCTGGGGGCTTGGGCTGGGGCTGTTGGATCTCCCGGACGGCCAAGGCTTGTTGGCCTTTCATCCCGGCGACAATCTCCCGGCTTGGCATTCTTTGCTGGCATTCCTGCACGGCCATGAGCCGGACGGCTCCCAGGTACGGGGCCTTGCTGTTTTGACCAATGGCGAACACGGAGACGAACTGGTTCTGGACGTCGTGTGTCTGTGGCTGGCGGCGGTGAGGGTGCGAGGTGTTGCGGAATGTCTGGAGAGGACGCCTTGAGCTAGGTTGAAAAAAACTACAATGAAAAAAAGATGCGGATAAACGTCTTTGTTGCCATTAAATCGATGCCTTAACGCATTCCAAAATGTGTTTTTCGCGGTGCTGTTTGCAGGAGCTTGCCTTTTCTAGATGGCCGGGGTAAATATAGAGAAATTTTTCAGCGACACATTCTTTTTGTACTTTGTACCCAAAATGGGCTCCGGTTTTGCCGGAGCCCATTTTGTTTTTTTGAAAAGAGCAGCATCAAGGAGTTAGATCAATGCTTCGACTTTCCTCGAAAAGAACACAGGCGCTTTACCCAACAAATATTCTTTATCAAAGTCGGTACTGGGCTCAAGTGAAAAAGACAAGTGGACTGGAAACAGTAGCCTACAATATCGTTTTTTCAAATAAATGGAGTGACGTACTCGTGCTTATCCAGCGAAATACCAATAACGACCTGTATGCCTGTATTCCACAGGGGCCTGAGTTTTCCCCGAGAATCGACGAATACGGGCCTTTTCTCGAAGAATTTTCCGAGTCTTTGGTCGACATTTTCGGTCATGGCATTGCCTTTATCCGTTTTGATCTGCCCTGGATGTCTCCGTACGCCGAGGAAATGCGGGAAAATGGGTTGAGTGCCTTTCCCGAGGCTAGGCTTCAGGAATTACGGATGAACATGGGGACGCGAAATTGGAAATTGAAGAAAGCGCCTATGGATATGTCCGTGGCCAGTTCCCTGATCGTGAACATCGATGGTTCGGAGCAAATGATCCTGTCACGCATGAAGCCAAAGACTCGATATAATATCGGCTTGGCCCGACGCAAAGGGATCACGGTTCAACGGACATCCATGGAGAGGCTTCCGGCTTTTTACGATCTTTACCGACAAACAGCGGCGCGAAACGGTTTTTTTATCCACGAGCCTTCACATTTCGCGGCCATGTTTCTTGCTCAAGCGCATTGCCGGAAGCATTCGGAAATCTTCCTGTTGTTGGCTCACCATGGGGTTGATCTTCTGGCCGGAGCAATCGTGGCCGTATCGGGGAGGGTAGCCTACTACCTATACGGTGCTTCCGCAGATATGAAACGCAATCTCATGGCACCGTATCTCCTACATTGGGAAGGAATGCTCTATGCAAGAGAACAAGGATGCACGGCTTACGATATGGGAGGTGTCTCTCCTGGGTTGGATTCGTCTCATCCTTTCCATGGGCTATATCGGTTCAAGACGGGTTTTGGCGGTAGGATCGAGCTGAGATGCGGTTCTTGGGATTACCCAGTTGATCCGGGAAAATACAAGGCGAATCAGCGTCGCACAAAGGGAAGATAAGCCATTTGCCAGAAATAAAGAATAATTTCAGTGGATAGTAAGTCAAATAAGGATAGTGAAAATGATCGATTATCTCAGGGAATGGATCGGGGCCGACGTCAAATCAGAAACCGAGACGGAGGTTTTCGCGGAGCGGTACAATATCTTCAAGGAGTTTTTGGAGAAGAACACCGCCTCGCTTCATGTGATCAACGACATTGAAGACATGATGCTCAATCCCGACTCGTTCGATTACGACGAGGTCGTTGTTTTGTGTGAGCGTCTCGTGGTCATTGTTCGCGATCTTTCATCCGATCTGGATGCGCTGTCCCGAAATCGATTCACGAATCTCAGGAGCGTCGCCGACAGGATCGGCCGGTCCGTTCTCAAGGAGCTGCGGGGACGGCAAAAGCTGGAAAAGAGCAATTGGACCATCTCCCTGGCCAACTTGAGTCGCGAGAAAAGCGCGTTGGTGGGGAACAAGGCGGCCAACTTGGCCGATATTTCAAACAGGGCGCACTTGCCCGCGCCCAAGGGGTTCGCGGTCACGGCCTTCTCGTGTCACCATTTTTTCAAGCAGGCGGGAATCTATGAAAAGGTCAAGCGTCGGCTGCGGCAACTCGACGTCCGGGACATGGAACGTCTCGAAACGGTCTGCGCCGAGATTAAGGTCCTGATTCTCGGCTCGCGGTTGCCCGACGACGTCGCGAGGGCCATCCTTCACGAGGCCCGGGTTTTAGTCGGCGATCTCGGCGCGGATTTGCGTTTCGCCGTTCGCAGCAGCGCCAGCGCCGAGGATTCTCCGTCTTCTTCCTTTGCCGGACAGTACGACAGCTTCTTGAACGTCCCCGTCGACAATCTGCTTGCGGCCTATAAAGAGGTCGTGGCCGGGATGTTCAACCCCAGGGCGGTATTCTACCGGCGTGGCAAGGGATATCGGGACATCGACGATCTGATGAGCGTTCTGTGCGTGGCCATGGTGGATGCTGTGTCCAGCGGTTGCCTGTACACCATTGACCCGAACTATCACGTGGTCGACAACATCTGCGTCAATGCCAACTGGGGCCTTGGGGTGAGCGTCGTGGACGGGTCGGCGAGAACCGACTACTGGCGGATCTGCCGGGAGACCAGGGAGGTTCTGGAGCAGGAGATTGCCGGAAAAGACACCATGCTCATCATGGACAAGGAACAGGGGCTGCGCCTGAGCGAGACGCCCCCGGCCCGGCGGAACGCTCCCTGTCTGACCTCCGAACAGCTCCGCGTCCTGACCGACTACGGGTTGAAGCTGGAAGAGCATTTCGGCACGCCTTTGGATATAGAATGGGCCCTGGATCAAGCCGGCAAGATCATCATCCTGCAAGCCCGCCCCTTGCAAAGGGTCACGGACGATATGCCCGTCGAAGAGCTGGGGAGGGACGTCCACGTGCCCAGAGAGCGGGTTCTGATCCACGCGGGCATGACCGCCGCCCCCGGCGCGGCCAGCGGCCCGGCGTATATCCTGGAGGATGATCAAAGCCTGGCCGACATTCCTGAAGGCTCCATCCTCGTGGCTCGCCAGACATCACCGAACCTTGTTCCGGCCATGAGCAGGGTCAAGGGGATCGTGACGGATGTGGGCAGCGTCACCGGTCACATGGCTTCCGTGGCCAGGGAGTTCAAGATTCCGACCCTGGTCGGGATCGAAACCGGGACGCGGACCATTCAAGCCGGGGACATCATTACCTTGGACGCCACCCGCAGGACCATTTACAAGGGAGAAGTGCCCGCCGTCATCCGGCAAAAGGCTCCGGCCAACCTGATCGCGGACAGTCCGGTCCATATCCGTGTTCGCGGGGTGTTGAACAAGGTCGTTCCGCTGAACCTGCTCGACCCGCGAAGCGCGGAGTTCACCCCGGAGGGCTGCGCCACGTTGCACGACGTGATTCGTTTTGCCCACGAAATGGCGATGCGGGAGATGTTTCACCTGGGAGACGGGCTCAGGGGCCGAGCCGGGGCCGGACGGATCGGAAAGAAGCTGCGCGATACGCCCCTGAACGCCTATGTCCTGGACCTGGGCGGAGGGATCGAACGGACGGGGAACTCTGAAAAAAATGCGGACGAGGTCGCCGTGGAGGAGATCGCCTCGGTGCCGTTCCAGGCCCTGCTCAAAGGCGTGACCCATGAAAAGGTGCGTTGGTCCGGCCCGATCCGGCTGAACATGCGGGGGCTCTTGGCCGTGGTCGCGGAAGGCGTGCTCAACGATCCGCACTTTCACGGAGGCCTGGGAGAGCCCAATTACGCCATTATTTCCAAAAGGTATCTCAATTTCAACGCCCGGCTCGGCTACCACTTCGCGACCATCGACTCCTTTTGCTCCGAGCAGGTCAACTCCAACTACGTGACCTTCTCGTTCAAAGGCGGTGCAGCGGACGTGGGACGGCGGACGAGACGAGCCGAACTGATGGCCCTGATCCTCAAAAGGATGGGGTTTCGGGTCGAGCACAAGGGCGACCTGCTCAAGGCTGAAATGCGAAAATACGATGTGGGGCGACTAACGGAGAAGCTGGACCTTATCGGGCGTCTGTTAGGCTCCGTGCGGCTGCTGGACATGGTCCTGACCGACGATGGAGAACTTCAGTGGTATGCGGAGGAATTCTTCAAAGGTAACTATACATTTGAACAACAGTCTTCGCGAGTTTTGGGTCGCTGATGTTCACACGGAGCTGAATTATAGTGGACTCCATATTTCGGACAAGTGGCTCGGCAGGATATATGGTAGAAAGGTGGGCTCATCTCCCACCTTTCAGGCTTTGCCCTGGGCGGGTTTCTGCTGTTCGCGGGCACCGCGGCCGTTTCCTCCGAAGCCTTGGACGGGGCCGTGTGGTTCAATGGTCGTACGTGCGGACCCGGTTCCAGGGGCGGATGCCGATGAGGGGCATCCCGGTCCTGGTTTTGAAGCTCTTCTCGGTTAAACTGAAAAGCCACGATCAAATTCATAATTTTGACATGCGGTTTTCGGCGCGGTAAAGTTTACAAATGCGTGTGCTGTTTGCAAGGGTGCTTGTTTTGCTCGTCCTGCTGACGACCTCTTTTGCCGCAAGTGGGGCAGGGGCTGTTGTTTCGGCGTTGCTTCACCCTGCTGACGTGGACTCCTGCTGCATGCCGTTCAGCCCTGATGTCAGCCCTGATGAGCCCGCGAACCCAACCCCATGCACGGAGCAGGGGTGTCTCTGTCTTTTTTGCCTGAAACTGCTCACGTCCTTCCTTCCCGAGGCCACCCTTGGCCTTCCGTTGACAATCACCTTCGCCCGCCCGCCCTTTGCGCGCCCTCCCTCGGACTTGGTCCGTCGTATCG includes:
- a CDS encoding PEP/pyruvate-binding domain-containing protein; translated protein: MIDYLREWIGADVKSETETEVFAERYNIFKEFLEKNTASLHVINDIEDMMLNPDSFDYDEVVVLCERLVVIVRDLSSDLDALSRNRFTNLRSVADRIGRSVLKELRGRQKLEKSNWTISLANLSREKSALVGNKAANLADISNRAHLPAPKGFAVTAFSCHHFFKQAGIYEKVKRRLRQLDVRDMERLETVCAEIKVLILGSRLPDDVARAILHEARVLVGDLGADLRFAVRSSASAEDSPSSSFAGQYDSFLNVPVDNLLAAYKEVVAGMFNPRAVFYRRGKGYRDIDDLMSVLCVAMVDAVSSGCLYTIDPNYHVVDNICVNANWGLGVSVVDGSARTDYWRICRETREVLEQEIAGKDTMLIMDKEQGLRLSETPPARRNAPCLTSEQLRVLTDYGLKLEEHFGTPLDIEWALDQAGKIIILQARPLQRVTDDMPVEELGRDVHVPRERVLIHAGMTAAPGAASGPAYILEDDQSLADIPEGSILVARQTSPNLVPAMSRVKGIVTDVGSVTGHMASVAREFKIPTLVGIETGTRTIQAGDIITLDATRRTIYKGEVPAVIRQKAPANLIADSPVHIRVRGVLNKVVPLNLLDPRSAEFTPEGCATLHDVIRFAHEMAMREMFHLGDGLRGRAGAGRIGKKLRDTPLNAYVLDLGGGIERTGNSEKNADEVAVEEIASVPFQALLKGVTHEKVRWSGPIRLNMRGLLAVVAEGVLNDPHFHGGLGEPNYAIISKRYLNFNARLGYHFATIDSFCSEQVNSNYVTFSFKGGAADVGRRTRRAELMALILKRMGFRVEHKGDLLKAEMRKYDVGRLTEKLDLIGRLLGSVRLLDMVLTDDGELQWYAEEFFKGNYTFEQQSSRVLGR
- a CDS encoding thioredoxin domain-containing protein — its product is MRKQYLVAAAGLLLGLLFIIATHVYQTQQAQKLDFLAREDAEVFVRPHSPSLGSQDARVTLVEFMDPACETCAAFSPFVKKLMDDNPGKIRLVLRYAPFHDGADDFVRILEAAGNQGKYWETLDIMYQSQGHWASHQNPQPHLLWDFVAMAEVDLDMVRNDMNEARIQRILEQDIADARALNVTKTPGFFVNGKPLTTFGFKQLQQLVESEIARMYPQ
- a CDS encoding disulfide bond formation protein B, translating into MASTDSMSNPGWNILFLAWLLTIASALTSIFFSAVMQLPPCVLCWYQRIFLFPLAFIFTTGLFFCDKSVVRYALPLAGAGWLVALYQNLLIYGIVPESIKPCSQGVSCTESDFNILGFLTIPMLSFMAFTIILVLLYTFNRRFSQ
- a CDS encoding serine hydrolase — translated: MSRHIYVSSFLLPGLFCLWLLGLAGSGMAQVGFSPPDELEATMFRLMDKWQVHGTSVALVEDGKVVWEDGYGWADMEAWLPALPDTVFQAASISKAVSAALVLRLVQDGLLDLDKPVSRYVTRWRLPESEFDLDGVTLRRILSHTAGLSVPGYMGFLPGQPVQTLEASLTSASDAGDRGVAVILPPGEQWAYSGGGYTLMELLVEEVTGRPFAQLARDLILSPLGMESSSFGDDPRLHGHKAWSYTADNAAVPECRFTALAAAGLWSTAGDLGRFAAGLTASGPEKGEGGHSLGFERSLLRDMLSPQPGAKSGLVFSGSRWGLGLGLLDLPDGQGLLAFHPGDNLPAWHSLLAFLHGHEPDGSQVRGLAVLTNGEHGDELVLDVVCLWLAAVRVRGVAECLERTP
- a CDS encoding peptidoglycan bridge formation glycyltransferase FemA/FemB family protein, with product MLRLSSKRTQALYPTNILYQSRYWAQVKKTSGLETVAYNIVFSNKWSDVLVLIQRNTNNDLYACIPQGPEFSPRIDEYGPFLEEFSESLVDIFGHGIAFIRFDLPWMSPYAEEMRENGLSAFPEARLQELRMNMGTRNWKLKKAPMDMSVASSLIVNIDGSEQMILSRMKPKTRYNIGLARRKGITVQRTSMERLPAFYDLYRQTAARNGFFIHEPSHFAAMFLAQAHCRKHSEIFLLLAHHGVDLLAGAIVAVSGRVAYYLYGASADMKRNLMAPYLLHWEGMLYAREQGCTAYDMGGVSPGLDSSHPFHGLYRFKTGFGGRIELRCGSWDYPVDPGKYKANQRRTKGR